A single Lactuca sativa cultivar Salinas chromosome 8, Lsat_Salinas_v11, whole genome shotgun sequence DNA region contains:
- the LOC128127992 gene encoding uncharacterized protein LOC128127992, producing the protein MEEVKKVVLNENCSAAMLNKLPKKKGDPGSLTLPCQFGNLTIIHALANSGASVNLMPYSFFKKLDLPEPRLIRMAIYLANKTVTFPRGICEDILVKVDKFVFPADFIILDMEADPQVPIILGRPFLNTTSAIVDMRDSKLTLRVGEDSVTFGVDQAMKYSRNSDDTTFSIDMLDELLEEGIAKDSIKFTAEDEEFDPEKRLDGN; encoded by the coding sequence ATGGAAGAAGTGAAAAAGGTAGTACTCAATGAAAACTGCTCAGCTGCTATGCTAAATAAGCTACCAAAGAAGAAAGGTGACCCGGGGAGCTTGACCttaccttgccaatttggcaacttgACCATCATTCATGCCTTAGCCAATTCGGGAGCAAGTGTGAATCTAATGCCATATTCGTTCTTTAAGAAGCTGGATCTCCCGGAACCAAGGCTAATTCGCATGGCAATATACTTGGCAAACAAAACAGTCACCTTTCCAAGAGGCATATGCGAAGACATACTAGTCAAGGTGGACAAATTCGTCTTTCCCGCTGATTTTATCATTCTAGACATGGAGGCGGATCCACAAGTGccaatcatccttggaagaccCTTCCTCAACACGACAAGTGCCATAGTAGACATGAGGGACTCAAAGCTCACCTTGCGGGTAGGAGAAGATTCAGTCACATTCGGAGTGGACCAAGCCATGAAGTATTCAAGGAACAGTGACGACACGACATTCTCAATCGATATGTTAGATGAATTACTGGAGGAAGGCATAgctaaagattccatcaagttcACAGCTGAGGATGAAGAATTTGATCCAGAAAAAAGACTTGATGGAAATTGA
- the LOC128127993 gene encoding uncharacterized protein LOC128127993 encodes MPQHSIQVCEVFDVWGIDFMGPFPMSKGNKYILVAVDYVSKWAEAQALPTNDGRVVVRFLKKLFSRFGVPKALISDRGTHFANDQLEKALRKYGVTHKFSTSYHPQTSGQTEVTNRALKRILEKSVGSNRKEWLVYGKQRHLPVELEHKAFWALKRCNFNMEELNSNRLMQMNALEELRNDAYSSSWLYKEKTKMWHEKRIKDKQIHEGQKVLLFNSRLKLFSGKLKSRWDGPFVVKTVFPHGAIELLSRDGTPFKVNGHKVKKYEEGVPRNEGMEELLLLEKIAAM; translated from the exons atgccacaacatagtatCCAAGTATGCGAGGTGTTCGATGTGTGGGGAATTGatttcatgggaccatttcccatgTCTAAAGGAAACAAATACATACTAGTGGCGGTGGATTACGTATCTAAGTGGGCGGAAGCACAAGCATTACCAACAAATGACGGACGGGTGGTAGTACGGTTTTTAAAGAAACTGTTTTCACGATTTGGAGTCCCGAAAGCCCTTATAAGTGACCGAGGCACACACTTTGCCAATGATCAATTGGAAAAGGCGTTAAGGAAATATGGGGTCACCCATAAGTTTTCCACAtcataccatccacaaactagtggACAAACCGAAGTGACAAATCGAGCCTTAAAGCGAATTTTGGAGAAATCGGTGGGGAGCAATCGCAAGGAATG gttagtttatggaaagcaacGTCATTTACCGGTGGAGCTAGAACACAAGGCGTTTTGGGCTTTGAAGAGGTGTAATTTTAACATGGAGGAATTAAATAGCAACCggttaatgcaaatgaatgctcttgaAGAACTAAGGAATGATGCATACTCCAGTTCATGGCTATATAAAGAGAAGACCAAGATGTGGCATGAGAAGAGGATCAAAGATAAACAAATTCATGAAGGCCAAAAAGTGTTGCTCTTCAACTCAAGACTAAAGCTTTTCTCGGGAAAACTCAAGTCAAGGTGGGATGGGCCTTTTGTAGTGAAGACGGTGTTTCCACATGGTGCTATAGAGCTATTATCAAGAGATGGCACacctttcaaggtcaatggtcataAGGTTAAAAAatatgaagaaggagtcccccGGAATGAAGGAATGGAAGAGCTGTTGTTGCTGGAAAAGATTGCAGCCATGTAG